In a single window of the Acipenser ruthenus chromosome 8, fAciRut3.2 maternal haplotype, whole genome shotgun sequence genome:
- the LOC117406752 gene encoding OX-2 membrane glycoprotein, with protein sequence MFTKHKGTLGVSHYLIVSLILVSQLQAKVITQGNMTAILDQPLTIRCNVTIETGTVVKQIRWQKNPDESIASNNQNNNAVVSEEYRDRVNISLYRPQTSSITFNHITVTDEGCYTCLFDTYPEGEHHEQTCISITVQVKTEGNVTAEVGQPVTLKCYYGIPKSVHQVRWKVLQNNKLEDLASYNIRFGDDIKDKFKDRFSINPGLSSAAISIKTVTLRDETCYICEFDTFPHGVMNGSTCLTVYVLPKPKLHLKRLQDGIQANCTASAKPAPDITWNIAGRNNTENVTTTSEMLPTGITLVVSSLFVQTNVSEDDIICMVRHPGLESPITVSMSDQGAGGRNILIAVMVCTALLVFCLCVCLWRCLVHKD encoded by the exons ATGTTCACAAAG CATAAAGGAACGCTTGGAGTTTCACACTACTTGATTGTGTCATTGATTTTGGTATCCCAGTTACAAG CTAAAGTGATAACACAGGGGAACATGACCGCAATCCTGGACCAACCTCTTACCATCAGATGTAATGTGACCATAGAAACTGGAACGGTAGTAAAACAGATCAGATGGCAGAAAAACCCAGACGAGAGCATTGCTTCAAACAACCAGAACAACAATGCAGTGGTCAGTGAAGAATATCGTGACCGAGTAAATATATCCCTCTACAGACCACAGACGAGTTCAATTACTTTCAACCATATAACAGTTACCGATGAGGGGTGCTACACGTGCTTATTTGATACCTACCCTGAAGGGGAGCATCATGAGCAGACATGCATCAGTATAACTG ttcAGGTTAAGACTGAAGGAAATGTGACAGCAGAAGTGGGCCAGCCTGTTACCTTGAAGTGTTATTATGGGATACCCAAGAGTGTTCACCAGGTCAGGTGGAAAGTGTTGCAAAACAACAAACTTGAGGACCTGGCTTCATACAATATAAGATTTGGAGATGATATCAAAGATAAATTTAAAGATCGATTCAGTATTAATCCTGGACTAAGCAGCGCTGCTATTTCTATAAAAACAGTAACACTACGTGATGAAACATGTTACATCTGCGAATTTGATACCTTTCCTCATGGAGTGATGAACGGGAGTACATGCTTGACTGTATATG tTTTGCCTAAACCAAAACTACACCTTAAACGTTTACAAGATGGAATCCAAGCCAACTGCACAGCCTCTGCTAAACCAGCACCTGATATTACATGGAATATTGCAGGAAGAAATAACACTGAAAACGTCACCACTACCAGTGAAATGCTTCCAACTGGGATCACATTGGTGGTTAGCAGCTTGTTTGTACAGACCAATGTTTCTGAAGATGATATCATTTGCATGGTCCGACACCCAGGTCTGGAGAGTCCGATCACAGTGTCTATGAGTGATCAAG